The genomic stretch AACGTCGACGTCACGATCAACTCGATGACCGTCGTGAGCTGAGACCCAGCTTTCTGTACCGAAAGCTGCGCCGACGCGCTTCGCTTTCGGTACAGAAAGCTGGGCTCAGGCGGTGACGCGCTCCACGTCGAAGACGCCTTCCACGTTGCGCACCGCCTGCAGCACCGCGCCGAGGTGCGCCGGGTCGGCGAGCTCGAAGGTGAACCGGCTGATCGCCACTCGGTCCCGGCTGGTCTGGACCGACGCGGACAGGATGTTCACCCGCTCGTCGGCGAGGGCCTTGGTGACGTCGGAGAGCAGCCGGTGCCGGTCGAGCGCCTCCACCTGGATCGCGACGAGGAAGACCGAACCCGGCTGCGACGCCCACTCCACCTCGACCAGCCGCTCGGGCTTGCGCTGCAGGTCCGCGGCGTTCGTGCAGTCGGTGCGATGCACGCTGACGCCGCCGCCGCGGGTGACGAAGCCGAGGATCTGGTCACCGGGCACCGGCGTGCAGCACTTGGCGAGCTTGGCCCAGACGTCGGTCATGCCGTGGACGACGACGCCGGAGTCGCCGCTGGCCGGGCGGCGGGGTGTCGCCCGGCGGGTGGGGATCGCGGTCTCGGCGATGTCCTCGACCGCGCCCTCGCTGCCACCCAGCGCGGTCATCAGCTTCTCGACGACGGAGGTCGCGGAGATGTGGTTCTCCCCCACCGCGGCGTACAGGGCGGTGACGTCGGCGTAGCGCAGGTCCTTGGCCAGGGTGCTCAGGGCCTCGCCCCCGAGCAGCCGCTGCAGCGGGAGCCCGGCCTTGCGCATGGCGCGGGTCAGGGCCTCCTTGCCGGCCTCGACGGCGTCCTCGCGGCGCTCCTTGGTGAACCACTGCCGGATCTTGGTCCGGGCGCGGGACGAGCCGACGAAGGACAGCCAGTCCTGCGACGGTCCGGCGGTGGGTGACCGGGACGTGAAGACCTCGACGACGTCGCCGTTGGAGAGCTTGCTGTCCAGGGAGACCAGCGATCCGTTGACCCGGGCGCCGATCGTGCGGTGCCCGACCTCGGTGTGCACCGCGTAGGCGAAGTCCACCGGCGTGGACTCGCCGGGCAGGCTGATGACGTCGCCCTTGGGCGTGAAGACGAAGACCTCCTGCGGCCCCAGGTCGTACCGGAGCGTCTCGAGGAACTCGCCCGGCTCCTGCGCCTCGCGCTGCCAGTCCAGCAGCTGCCGCAGCCACAGCATGTCGTCGGGCGACCCAGCCTTGACCGGGGTGGTCCCTCCCGAGCGCGCCTTCTCCTTGTACTTCCAGTGCGCGGCGATGCCGTACTCCGCGGTCCGGTGCATGTCGTGCGTCCGGATCTGCAGCTCGACCGGCTTGCCCTGGGGACCGATCACCGTCGTGTGCAGCGACTGGTACATGTTGAACTTCGGCATCGCGATGAAGTCCTTGAACCGGCCCGGGACCGGCTGCCAGTGCGCGTGCATGATGCCCAGCGCCGCGTAGCAGTCGCGTACCGAGTCGACCAGGATGCGGATGCCGACGAGGTCCCAGATGTCGGTGAAGTCGCGGCCGCGGACGATCATCTTCTGGTAGATCGAGTAGTAGTGCTTGGGCCTGCCCGACACGACCGCTTCGATCTTGGCCGCCTTGAGCTGCTCGCTGACCTGCGAGGTCACCTCGGCGAGGTAGGTGTCGCGGGACGGTGCGCGCTCGGCCACCAGCCGCACGATCTCGTCGTACCGCTTCGGGTAGAGGGTCGCGAAGGCCAGGTCCTCGAGCTCCCACTTGATGGTGTTCATACCCAGCCGGTGGGCCAGCGGGGCGAGGATCTCCAGCGTCTCGCGCGCCTTCTTCTCCTGCTTCTCGGGCGGGAGGAAGCGCAGGGTGCGCATGTTGTGCAGGCGGTCGGCCAGCTTGATGACCAGGACGCGCGGGTCGCGGGCCATCGCCACGATCATCTTGCGGATCGTCTCGGCCTGCGCCGCGTCCCCCAGCTTGACCTTGTCGATCTTGGTGACGCCGTCGACGAGGTGGGTGACCTCCGAGCCGAACTCGCGCGTGATCGTCTCGAGCGTGACGCCGGTGTCCTCGACGGTGTCGTGCAGCAGGGCCGCGACCAGGGTCGTGGTGTCCATGCCGAGGCCGGCGAGGATGGTCGCGACGGCCAGCGGGTGGGTGATGTAGGGATCGCCGCTCTTGCGCTTCTGACTGCTGTGCGCGCCCTCGGCGACGTCGTAGGCCCGCTGCAGCAGCACCAGGTCGGCCTTCGGATGGCTCTGCCGGTGCAGCGCCGCCAGCGGCTCGAGCACGGGCCGGATGACGGGCGCGCGCGGACTGGCGATCATGCGGCGGGCCAGCCGGTCGCGGACGCGCCGCCGCGGTACCTCGGCCTCCCCCGGCTCCGAGCCGACGTCGTCGGGACGGCGCACGGCCGGCCGGTCCGGCAGTGGCGGACGGCGTACCTCGTCCTGCGCCGCGCCCGGCTGGGCCGGCGCCTCAGCCTGCGGCTCGCCCGGCCGCGCGGGAGCCGCGTTGGCGGCTACGTCGGAGGCCACGGCGACTCCTGCTGGGCTGCGGAGATCTGAATTCCCCCATGCTAGCGGGGCGGTCACCGGCCGGGCTCGCGCCGGCGAGGGTCTCCCTCGGTCAGGTGGTCCAGAGGGCGTGCACGGTGTGCGGCGCGATGCGCTCCCGCCCGCCCAGTGCGGCGAGCTCCACCACCACGGAGACGGCGGCGACCGCGCCGCCGAGGCGTTCCACGAGCGAGACGGCGGCGGCCAGCGTGCCACCGGTGGCGAGCACGTCGTCGACCACGAGCACCCGGTCACCGGGACGCACGGAGTCCGCGTGGAGCTCGAGGCTCGCCGTCCCGTACTCGAGGGCGTAGTCGACGGAGATCCGCTCCCGCGGGAGCTTCCCGGCCTTGCGCACGGGCACGACGCCGACACCGCTGTCGAGGGCCACTGCCGCCGCGAGCAGGAAGCCGCGCGCCTCGACCCCGACGACGACGTCGAAGCCCGGATCGCCGTCGTGGCCGCCGCCTTCGGCGACCGCGGCCGCGCGCGGGTCCGACGCGGCCGGCGCCGCCAGCCCGTGAACCATGCGGCGGAACGCCGTCGCGTCGGCGAACACGGGGGTGAGGTCGCGGAAGAGGACGCCCGGCTCCGGGTGATCC from Blastococcus sp. PRF04-17 encodes the following:
- a CDS encoding RelA/SpoT family protein, with the translated sequence MASDVAANAAPARPGEPQAEAPAQPGAAQDEVRRPPLPDRPAVRRPDDVGSEPGEAEVPRRRVRDRLARRMIASPRAPVIRPVLEPLAALHRQSHPKADLVLLQRAYDVAEGAHSSQKRKSGDPYITHPLAVATILAGLGMDTTTLVAALLHDTVEDTGVTLETITREFGSEVTHLVDGVTKIDKVKLGDAAQAETIRKMIVAMARDPRVLVIKLADRLHNMRTLRFLPPEKQEKKARETLEILAPLAHRLGMNTIKWELEDLAFATLYPKRYDEIVRLVAERAPSRDTYLAEVTSQVSEQLKAAKIEAVVSGRPKHYYSIYQKMIVRGRDFTDIWDLVGIRILVDSVRDCYAALGIMHAHWQPVPGRFKDFIAMPKFNMYQSLHTTVIGPQGKPVELQIRTHDMHRTAEYGIAAHWKYKEKARSGGTTPVKAGSPDDMLWLRQLLDWQREAQEPGEFLETLRYDLGPQEVFVFTPKGDVISLPGESTPVDFAYAVHTEVGHRTIGARVNGSLVSLDSKLSNGDVVEVFTSRSPTAGPSQDWLSFVGSSRARTKIRQWFTKERREDAVEAGKEALTRAMRKAGLPLQRLLGGEALSTLAKDLRYADVTALYAAVGENHISATSVVEKLMTALGGSEGAVEDIAETAIPTRRATPRRPASGDSGVVVHGMTDVWAKLAKCCTPVPGDQILGFVTRGGGVSVHRTDCTNAADLQRKPERLVEVEWASQPGSVFLVAIQVEALDRHRLLSDVTKALADERVNILSASVQTSRDRVAISRFTFELADPAHLGAVLQAVRNVEGVFDVERVTA
- a CDS encoding adenine phosphoribosyltransferase; translation: MTATPTGAPEDGEAPLDELIAALTVDVPDHPEPGVLFRDLTPVFADATAFRRMVHGLAAPAASDPRAAAVAEGGGHDGDPGFDVVVGVEARGFLLAAAVALDSGVGVVPVRKAGKLPRERISVDYALEYGTASLELHADSVRPGDRVLVVDDVLATGGTLAAAVSLVERLGGAVAAVSVVVELAALGGRERIAPHTVHALWTT